In Gemmatimonadaceae bacterium, one DNA window encodes the following:
- a CDS encoding ABC transporter permease, whose product MRLLDAVRLAFQTLRVQKLKSFFTLAGVTIGVMFLIAVVSIVEGMGSYMENDFVAKLIGTNTFQLRRFPSISDASASEWREWVRRPRITFDDAKEVAAALPPGAMWSVESSDNIAIESRFSRPRELEASAVDGDYFRIRNMEVAQGRLISPQELAMGTRVVVIGQEIATRFFPRLNPVGRTLKVGGTSYEVIGVAAKQGSIFGISLDRFVIAPATSPLQRLVNPHGLIDGMKVKMPTTEGMFDVRETVRQVMRARHKLRPSQPDNFVMETSESALEFWKKIEGNLVIAGVILPAIALIVGALVIMNIMLVAVSERTREIGIRKAIGAKYRDILAQFLVEATTLSIIGAAIGVALGIILSQAIAALSPLPASVAPWSIVTGILVGAGVGVVAGVYPASRAARLDPIVALRAE is encoded by the coding sequence GTGCGGCTGCTCGACGCCGTCCGGCTCGCGTTTCAGACTCTCCGCGTGCAGAAGCTGAAGAGCTTCTTCACGCTGGCGGGCGTCACGATCGGAGTCATGTTCCTGATCGCCGTCGTCTCGATCGTCGAGGGGATGGGCAGCTACATGGAGAATGACTTCGTCGCGAAGCTGATCGGCACCAACACCTTTCAGCTGCGCCGCTTCCCTTCCATCAGCGACGCGAGCGCATCGGAGTGGCGCGAGTGGGTGCGCCGGCCGCGGATAACCTTCGACGACGCGAAGGAGGTGGCCGCCGCGCTCCCTCCCGGCGCGATGTGGTCGGTCGAGAGCTCGGACAATATCGCGATCGAGTCCCGGTTCTCGCGCCCGCGCGAGCTGGAAGCGTCGGCCGTGGACGGCGACTACTTCCGCATCCGGAACATGGAGGTCGCGCAGGGACGTCTCATCAGCCCGCAGGAGCTGGCGATGGGCACCCGCGTGGTGGTGATCGGGCAGGAGATAGCGACGCGCTTTTTCCCCCGCCTCAACCCCGTCGGCCGGACTCTCAAGGTCGGCGGCACGAGCTACGAGGTGATCGGCGTCGCGGCCAAGCAGGGATCCATTTTCGGAATCTCGCTGGACCGGTTCGTGATCGCGCCGGCCACCAGTCCGCTGCAGCGCCTGGTGAACCCGCACGGTCTGATCGACGGCATGAAGGTAAAGATGCCGACGACCGAGGGGATGTTCGACGTGCGTGAAACCGTGCGCCAGGTCATGCGGGCCAGGCACAAGCTCCGCCCGTCGCAGCCGGACAACTTCGTCATGGAGACGTCGGAGTCGGCGCTCGAGTTCTGGAAGAAGATCGAGGGCAATCTCGTCATCGCCGGCGTCATCCTGCCGGCGATCGCGCTAATCGTGGGCGCGCTGGTGATCATGAACATCATGCTCGTGGCCGTGAGCGAGCGCACGCGCGAGATCGGCATCCGCAAGGCGATCGGCGCGAAGTACCGCGACATCCTGGCTCAATTCCTCGTGGAGGCCACCACGCTCAGCATCATCGGCGCGGCGATCGGCGTGGCGCTGGGCATCATCCTGTCGCAGGCGATCGCCGCGCTGTCGCCCCTGCCCGCGTCCGTCGCGCCGTGGTCGATCGTCACGGGAATTCTCGTCGGCGCCGGCGTGGGAGTCGTCGCGGGCGTGTACCCCGCGAGTCGCGCGGCGCGGCTGGATCCGATAGTCGCGCTGAGGGCCGAGTAG
- a CDS encoding efflux RND transporter periplasmic adaptor subunit translates to MSKRKKWSILAGAGVLVVAIGGIAAVKGGDKATEVRIEPVERRDLVASVTASGQVQPRKKVDVSADITGRIVRLAVREGDRVTKGQFLLEIDPSNYIAESERSAAAVASSQANLRQARTSLAQARRNYERMAELKRANPTLISEEQVEQLRTQVEVSEASAQASSHAVAQAAAALRDARSRLAKTTIVAPMTGQVTRLVVEEGETAIQGTLSRDAATLLTIADMSVLEVKVKVDETDVSTISIGDSAVIQIDAFVDTTFRGRVVEISNSSLRAPGGATAASADQAIDYEVTVELLNAPPTTRPDFSATAKIITETRIKALSIPIIALTVREDTTDRTADTVTTLGRPQPKVQVGKRDVEGVFVVGSDNKVTFRAVRVGIAGERYFEVLSGLRENEKIVGGTYQAIRDLKDGRTVKEEEKKDEKKA, encoded by the coding sequence ATGTCCAAAAGGAAAAAATGGTCGATCCTCGCCGGAGCCGGTGTCCTGGTGGTCGCGATCGGTGGCATTGCGGCCGTCAAGGGTGGTGACAAGGCCACCGAAGTCCGCATCGAGCCCGTCGAGCGCCGCGATCTCGTGGCCTCGGTGACGGCGAGCGGGCAGGTGCAGCCGCGCAAGAAAGTGGACGTGAGCGCCGACATCACCGGCCGCATCGTGCGGCTGGCTGTGCGCGAAGGAGACCGTGTCACCAAGGGTCAGTTCCTTCTCGAGATCGATCCTTCCAACTACATCGCGGAAAGCGAGCGCTCGGCGGCGGCCGTGGCCAGCAGTCAGGCCAACCTGCGGCAGGCGCGCACCAGCCTGGCGCAAGCCCGGCGCAACTACGAGCGGATGGCCGAGCTCAAGCGCGCCAACCCGACGCTCATCTCCGAGGAGCAGGTGGAGCAGCTGCGGACGCAGGTGGAGGTCTCCGAGGCCTCGGCGCAGGCTTCGTCGCACGCGGTGGCGCAGGCCGCGGCCGCGCTCCGCGACGCGCGCAGCCGGCTCGCCAAGACAACCATCGTCGCGCCGATGACAGGCCAGGTCACCCGGCTGGTGGTCGAAGAAGGAGAGACTGCGATCCAGGGCACGCTGAGCAGGGACGCGGCGACGCTGCTGACGATCGCGGATATGAGCGTGCTCGAGGTGAAGGTGAAGGTGGACGAGACCGACGTGTCCACGATCTCCATCGGCGACTCGGCGGTGATCCAGATCGACGCGTTCGTGGACACGACGTTCCGCGGGCGGGTGGTCGAGATCTCGAACAGCTCGCTGCGCGCGCCGGGCGGCGCCACCGCCGCCTCCGCCGACCAGGCGATCGACTACGAGGTCACCGTCGAGCTGCTGAACGCTCCGCCGACGACGCGGCCCGATTTCTCGGCCACCGCAAAGATCATCACTGAGACCAGGATCAAGGCGCTCTCGATTCCGATCATCGCGCTCACCGTGCGCGAGGACACCACCGACCGCACCGCGGACACGGTGACGACGCTCGGCCGGCCCCAGCCCAAGGTGCAGGTCGGGAAGCGCGACGTGGAAGGCGTGTTCGTCGTTGGCTCCGACAACAAGGTGACGTTCCGCGCCGTGCGGGTCGGCATCGCCGGCGAGCGGTACTTCGAGGTGCTGTCGGGGCTGCGCGAGAACGAGAAGATCGTGGGCGGCACGTACCAGGCGATCCGCGATCTGAAGGATGGCCGCACGGTCAAGGAAGAAGAGAAGAAGGACGAGAAGAAGGCGTGA
- a CDS encoding ABC transporter permease, which translates to MRFSSALFNIVEGVGIAFDAIRSNKVRAALTMMGVAVGVFVVVALSAAVHGINQSVARDLESAGPTSFMIFRRPVSLGNICDGTDDTCPWRRNPPLTLAEARGIGELPSIAAVTSHISDWGSYRYKDKALNAGRDAFSHGWIEVDGGDVVAGRDFTYAEALTGARVIVVNKELAKRLLGESDPIGKQILVAGIPFTIIGVHHNVGSFLGKPNSSASGSDPRGIVPLESARRHLDSSPRRLDLTVKPVAGVTQAEAIDDVTAYLRGNRGLRPAEPSDFAIVTSEQLMEIYNGFFGVFFVIMLALSAVGLLVGGVGVIAIMMISVTERTREIGVRKALGATRLTILWQFLVEAATLTSIGAGIGLFAGTFSAMLVSELTPIPAQTPPGAIVAALAVSALTGMVFGLWPAMKASRLDPVEALRFE; encoded by the coding sequence ATGCGATTCTCGTCCGCGCTGTTCAACATCGTCGAAGGCGTCGGCATCGCGTTCGACGCGATCCGCTCCAACAAGGTGCGCGCGGCGCTGACGATGATGGGCGTGGCAGTCGGCGTGTTCGTCGTCGTCGCGCTGTCGGCTGCGGTGCACGGCATCAACCAGAGCGTGGCCCGCGACCTCGAGTCCGCCGGCCCGACCAGCTTCATGATCTTCCGCCGTCCCGTGAGCCTCGGCAACATCTGCGACGGAACCGACGACACCTGCCCGTGGCGGCGCAATCCGCCGCTCACGCTGGCGGAAGCGCGCGGGATCGGAGAGCTGCCCTCGATCGCCGCAGTGACGTCGCATATCAGCGACTGGGGAAGCTACCGGTATAAGGACAAGGCGCTCAACGCCGGCCGCGACGCGTTCTCGCACGGCTGGATCGAGGTGGACGGCGGTGACGTCGTCGCGGGCCGCGACTTCACTTACGCCGAGGCGCTGACCGGCGCGCGCGTGATCGTGGTCAACAAGGAGCTGGCGAAACGGCTGCTCGGTGAATCCGATCCCATCGGCAAGCAGATCCTGGTGGCCGGCATTCCGTTCACGATCATCGGCGTGCATCACAACGTCGGCAGCTTTCTCGGCAAGCCCAACTCGTCGGCCTCGGGCAGCGACCCGCGGGGCATCGTGCCGCTCGAGTCGGCGCGGCGCCATCTGGACAGCTCGCCGCGCCGGCTCGACCTCACCGTCAAGCCCGTGGCTGGTGTCACGCAGGCCGAAGCGATCGACGACGTGACGGCATATCTGCGCGGCAATCGCGGGCTCCGGCCGGCCGAGCCGAGCGATTTCGCGATCGTGACGTCGGAGCAGTTGATGGAGATCTATAACGGCTTCTTCGGCGTGTTCTTCGTGATCATGCTCGCGCTGTCCGCGGTGGGGCTGCTCGTCGGCGGAGTCGGCGTGATCGCGATCATGATGATCAGCGTCACCGAGCGCACCCGCGAGATCGGCGTTCGCAAGGCGCTCGGCGCCACCCGGCTCACGATCCTGTGGCAGTTCCTGGTGGAAGCGGCGACGCTGACGAGCATAGGAGCGGGGATCGGTCTGTTCGCGGGGACGTTCTCCGCGATGCTCGTGAGCGAGCTGACGCCGATCCCGGCGCAGACGCCGCCCGGTGCGATCGTGGCGGCGCTGGCGGTCAGCGCGTTGACGGGGATGGTGTTCGGCCTGTGGCCAGCGATGAAAGCGTCCCGCCTCGACCCCGTCGAAGCGCTCCGCTTCGAGTAG
- a CDS encoding ABC transporter ATP-binding protein, translating into MPGITDVPSAGEPGLSTTAERKIVTASAGEAPGKDWVIVARGLTREYDMGGEVVRALRGVDIAIRRNEYVAIMGPSGSGKSTLMNLIGCLDTPTAGEYWLNGMLVSDMNDDELARIRNREIGFVFQTFNLLPRASALHNVELPLVYGGVPAAERRKRAEEALDSVGLSDRMHHRPNELSGGQRQRVAIARALVNRPSILLADEPTGNLDSTTSAEIMNVFEQLAESGQIVIMVTHEAEIAAHAKRVVVLRDGMVESDDRREKFAARISG; encoded by the coding sequence ATGCCGGGAATCACCGACGTGCCATCGGCGGGCGAGCCAGGCCTCAGCACCACCGCCGAGCGGAAGATCGTCACCGCCAGCGCGGGAGAGGCGCCCGGGAAGGACTGGGTGATCGTCGCGCGCGGGCTCACGCGCGAGTACGACATGGGCGGCGAGGTCGTGCGCGCGCTGCGCGGCGTGGACATCGCGATTCGCCGCAACGAGTACGTCGCGATCATGGGGCCGTCCGGCTCCGGCAAGTCCACCCTCATGAACCTCATCGGCTGCCTCGACACGCCGACGGCGGGCGAGTACTGGCTGAATGGCATGCTCGTGTCCGACATGAACGACGACGAGCTGGCGCGGATCCGGAACCGCGAGATCGGCTTCGTCTTCCAGACGTTCAACCTGCTTCCGCGCGCGAGCGCGCTGCACAACGTGGAGCTGCCACTGGTGTACGGCGGCGTCCCCGCCGCGGAGCGCAGGAAGCGCGCGGAAGAGGCGCTCGACAGCGTGGGATTGTCCGACCGGATGCACCACCGGCCCAACGAGCTGTCCGGCGGGCAGCGGCAGCGCGTGGCGATCGCGCGCGCGCTCGTCAACCGCCCGTCCATCCTCCTGGCCGACGAGCCAACGGGAAACCTGGATTCGACGACGTCGGCCGAGATCATGAACGTGTTCGAGCAGCTGGCCGAGTCGGGCCAGATCGTGATCATGGTGACGCACGAGGCCGAGATCGCCGCGCACGCGAAGCGCGTGGTAGTGCTGCGCGACGGGATGGTGGAGAGCGACGACCGCCGCGAGAAGTTCGCGGCGCGAATCAGCGGGTAG
- a CDS encoding ABC transporter permease, whose translation MTQPRKEPVQGWFADLVVDNVAIAFDTLRANKLRSSLTILGVVIGVGTVMAMATIVKGIGDQIVRTIEIAGPSTFYVVKVFSQTPVNPDRLPAWIRIRPDLSEREATRIKQIPGVQYASIWGQAFGRIEYQGVRTQPGVITGADDGFTEIQGGELTAGRWFARSELTRGSAVVVLHEDYAAKVFGQIDPLGRTVRLSSRPAEVIGIYHPPGNIFAPPGSENVAIIPFRMLDRQFTYDKTNALFIPVKPRDDADVAIVQEEVIVTMRELRALRPGTPNSFDVITQEQVLDVFNKLTGAFFLVMIVLSSVALLVGGIGVMAIMMVSVTNRTREIGVRKAIGATRREIMLQFLIEAATLTGVGGAIGILMGLGLAQLVTAILKVESNVPLGITMIAVAVSVGIGIVFGLLPARRAARLDPIEALRYE comes from the coding sequence ATGACGCAGCCGCGGAAGGAGCCGGTCCAGGGCTGGTTCGCCGATCTGGTGGTGGACAACGTCGCGATCGCGTTCGATACGCTGCGCGCCAACAAGCTGCGGTCGAGCCTCACGATCCTCGGCGTCGTCATCGGAGTGGGCACCGTGATGGCGATGGCCACGATCGTCAAAGGGATCGGCGACCAGATCGTGCGCACCATCGAGATCGCCGGGCCGTCCACCTTCTACGTGGTCAAGGTCTTCTCGCAGACGCCGGTCAACCCCGACCGGCTGCCGGCGTGGATCCGGATCCGGCCGGACCTCTCCGAGCGCGAGGCCACGCGCATCAAGCAGATACCGGGCGTGCAGTACGCGTCGATCTGGGGGCAGGCTTTCGGCCGGATCGAGTATCAGGGAGTGCGCACGCAGCCGGGCGTGATCACCGGCGCGGACGACGGGTTCACCGAGATCCAGGGGGGCGAGCTGACGGCGGGCCGCTGGTTCGCGCGCAGCGAGCTCACGCGCGGCTCGGCCGTGGTGGTGCTGCACGAGGATTACGCGGCGAAGGTCTTCGGCCAGATCGATCCGCTCGGACGAACGGTGCGGCTGAGCAGCCGGCCGGCGGAAGTGATCGGCATCTACCATCCGCCGGGCAACATCTTCGCCCCGCCCGGCTCGGAGAACGTGGCGATCATCCCCTTCCGGATGCTCGATCGCCAGTTCACCTACGACAAGACCAACGCGCTGTTCATCCCGGTGAAGCCACGCGACGACGCCGACGTCGCGATCGTGCAGGAAGAGGTGATAGTGACGATGCGCGAGCTGCGCGCGCTGCGGCCGGGCACGCCGAACTCGTTCGACGTCATCACACAGGAGCAGGTGCTCGACGTCTTCAATAAGCTCACCGGCGCGTTCTTTCTCGTGATGATCGTGCTGTCGAGCGTCGCGCTGCTGGTCGGCGGTATCGGAGTGATGGCGATCATGATGGTCTCCGTGACCAACCGCACGCGCGAGATCGGAGTGCGCAAGGCCATCGGCGCGACGCGGCGCGAGATCATGCTGCAGTTCCTGATCGAGGCGGCCACGCTCACGGGCGTCGGCGGCGCGATAGGGATCCTCATGGGACTGGGACTCGCGCAGCTGGTGACGGCGATACTCAAGGTCGAGTCGAACGTGCCGCTCGGGATTACCATGATCGCGGTGGCGGTATCGGTCGGAATCGGAATCGTATTTGGCCTGCTGCCCGCGCGCCGGGCGGCGCGGCTGGACCCGATCGAGGCGCTGCGCTACGAGTGA
- a CDS encoding TonB-dependent receptor, producing the protein MRPVLRALALAIFVSPPAALAQDSTAAPRDSARTTVLPAVEIAVTRDPRAAILTAPYAVSVSRRNALDARGQMQDVLAGIPGLFVANRNNPTQDPRIVIRGVGARTAFGVRGVRVLHDGIPLTVADGQTPLDYLDTESVGRIEVIRGSASSLYGNASGGVVAFSSPPLDSLGVEGEALAGSYGMRRSGARVTGGSAMLQYSAGVSHASEAGFREHARQRVTRGSARMRRAFGGSSVSAQLLAFDMPLAENPGALTAAQLAIDRRMAEPLAVTREAGKQVRQVQAGVTYGRDLAGGDLSAVVFAGRRDLDNPLTFAEIELDRKSGGLLLRASRRGARSSRFTVGLDVQSQHDDRREFENCRDAAASSARCPIVPAEQGALRRSQRELVSSVGPYVSGEIVLARSYRVSAGVRADAITFDVRDRLVTPTDPDESGSRTMRAFSPHAGVLVPIGPRASIYANVASAFETPTATELGNKPDGSAGINTTLEPQRSRTLEAGAKGRFAGLAYDLAGFSTAVRDELVPFEIAGGAGRRFFRNAGRTRRRGAELSLATQAGPFELRSAATYSDFEFVEFETAAANFAGKTIPGVPARFAEMSATWTGLPVEIALSGRFASSIFVDDANTARAPGYEILNLRARGSIAAGRASLAPGLGIDNLFGREYVGAVSVNAAGGRYFEPAPRRTVIASLAVLF; encoded by the coding sequence GTGCGTCCCGTCCTTCGCGCTCTCGCGCTGGCAATTTTTGTCTCGCCGCCGGCGGCACTCGCGCAAGACAGCACGGCGGCGCCGCGCGACTCGGCGCGTACGACCGTTCTGCCGGCTGTCGAGATAGCGGTGACGCGCGACCCGCGGGCCGCGATTCTCACCGCTCCGTACGCGGTCTCCGTGAGCCGTCGCAACGCGCTCGACGCGCGCGGGCAAATGCAGGACGTGCTCGCCGGGATACCGGGGCTGTTCGTCGCCAACCGCAACAACCCGACGCAGGATCCCAGGATCGTGATCCGCGGCGTCGGCGCGCGCACGGCGTTCGGTGTGCGGGGCGTGCGCGTCCTGCACGACGGCATTCCGCTGACGGTGGCCGACGGGCAGACTCCGCTCGACTATCTCGACACCGAGTCCGTCGGCAGGATCGAAGTCATCCGCGGCAGCGCGTCGTCGCTGTACGGCAACGCGTCGGGCGGAGTGGTCGCGTTCTCTTCGCCCCCCCTCGACAGTTTGGGCGTCGAGGGCGAGGCGCTGGCGGGATCGTACGGAATGCGCCGCTCGGGCGCGCGCGTCACGGGCGGCAGCGCGATGTTGCAGTACTCGGCCGGTGTGAGCCACGCTTCCGAAGCCGGCTTTCGCGAGCACGCGCGCCAGCGGGTGACGCGCGGCAGCGCGCGAATGCGGCGCGCCTTCGGCGGATCCAGCGTCAGTGCGCAGCTGCTCGCGTTCGACATGCCATTGGCGGAAAATCCGGGCGCCCTCACCGCCGCGCAGCTGGCGATCGACCGGCGGATGGCGGAGCCGCTCGCGGTCACGCGCGAAGCGGGCAAGCAGGTTCGCCAGGTGCAGGCCGGCGTCACGTACGGCCGCGATCTGGCCGGCGGCGATCTGTCGGCCGTGGTCTTCGCCGGCCGGCGCGATCTGGACAACCCGCTCACCTTCGCCGAGATCGAGCTCGACAGGAAGAGCGGCGGGCTGCTGCTGCGGGCGTCGCGGCGCGGTGCGCGATCGTCGCGCTTCACCGTCGGGCTCGACGTGCAGAGCCAGCACGACGACCGGCGCGAGTTCGAGAACTGCCGCGACGCCGCCGCGTCGTCGGCCCGCTGTCCGATCGTGCCGGCGGAGCAGGGCGCCTTGCGGCGATCGCAGCGGGAGCTGGTGTCGAGCGTCGGTCCGTACGTCAGCGGCGAGATCGTGCTCGCGCGATCGTATCGCGTCTCCGCCGGCGTCCGCGCGGACGCGATAACGTTCGATGTGCGTGATCGGCTGGTCACGCCCACGGATCCCGACGAATCCGGCAGTCGAACAATGCGCGCGTTCAGTCCGCACGCCGGCGTTCTCGTGCCGATCGGGCCGCGCGCCTCGATTTACGCGAACGTTGCTTCGGCGTTCGAGACTCCGACCGCGACGGAGCTGGGAAACAAGCCCGACGGGTCAGCCGGAATCAACACCACGCTGGAGCCCCAGCGATCGCGCACGCTGGAGGCGGGAGCGAAAGGGAGATTCGCGGGCTTGGCGTACGACCTCGCGGGGTTCAGCACCGCGGTGCGCGACGAGCTGGTCCCGTTCGAGATCGCGGGCGGCGCGGGCCGGAGATTCTTCAGAAACGCGGGCCGCACGCGCAGGCGCGGCGCCGAGCTGTCGCTCGCGACGCAAGCGGGGCCCTTTGAGCTCCGGTCGGCCGCGACATATTCCGACTTCGAGTTCGTGGAGTTCGAGACCGCTGCCGCGAATTTCGCCGGCAAGACGATTCCCGGAGTTCCCGCGCGATTCGCCGAGATGTCCGCCACCTGGACCGGTCTGCCCGTGGAGATCGCCCTGTCTGGGAGATTCGCGTCGTCCATCTTCGTGGACGATGCGAACACGGCGCGCGCGCCGGGCTACGAGATTCTCAACCTCCGCGCTCGCGGATCCATCGCGGCCGGCCGCGCGTCGCTGGCCCCCGGCCTGGGCATCGACAACCTGTTTGGACGGGAGTACGTGGGCGCCGTCAGCGTCAACGCCGCCGGCGGCAGGTACTTCGAGCCCGCGCCCCGGCGCACCGTCATCGCTTCGTTGGCGGTCCTCTTTTAA
- a CDS encoding ABC transporter permease: MSFADIVLTALGQIRANKLRSFFTTLGIIVSVTFLVAVIAIIQGMNAYVTENISNALIGQNSFQVRRTPIQVGLFDDEQMRRLQRRPRITEADAAAVAAALPEAAAVSRQSGWPTPISDVIWRNRKIGDVTVFGVTAPYQIVQDYRFAGGRPLSDLDVRDKRRVAVIGADVAEKLFESVSAVGQEIRVQNQRFEVVGVVAKKGRVLGQSFDGFVLLPLPVFEMIYGRRLTTTISVKMPTPDLVRPGMRRAEAAMRVAHRLRPGTGNDFNVETTDALVSFWQNLTRVLFAVVPALVTIGVVVGGIVIMNIMLVAVNERTREIGIRKSSGARARDIRRQFLAESIMLSTLGGAGGIFTGWVLAATISALSPLPARVTLWSIIASLSLGAGVGIIFGVYPAARAAKLDPIAALRAE; the protein is encoded by the coding sequence ATGAGCTTCGCCGACATCGTCCTCACGGCGCTCGGGCAGATACGAGCCAACAAGCTGCGCTCGTTCTTCACCACGCTCGGGATAATCGTGTCGGTCACGTTCCTCGTCGCCGTCATCGCGATCATCCAGGGGATGAACGCGTACGTGACGGAGAACATCTCCAACGCGCTCATCGGCCAGAACTCGTTCCAGGTGCGCCGCACCCCGATCCAGGTCGGACTGTTCGATGACGAGCAGATGCGGCGGCTGCAGCGGCGGCCGCGCATCACCGAGGCCGACGCCGCTGCCGTAGCGGCCGCGCTACCCGAAGCCGCCGCCGTCAGCCGGCAGTCCGGCTGGCCGACGCCCATCAGCGACGTCATCTGGCGGAATCGCAAGATCGGGGACGTGACGGTCTTCGGCGTCACCGCGCCTTACCAGATCGTGCAGGATTACCGCTTCGCCGGCGGCCGGCCGCTCAGCGATCTCGACGTCAGGGACAAGCGCCGCGTGGCGGTGATCGGGGCCGACGTCGCGGAGAAGCTGTTCGAGAGCGTGAGCGCGGTCGGGCAGGAGATCCGCGTGCAGAACCAGCGCTTCGAGGTAGTCGGCGTCGTCGCGAAAAAGGGCCGCGTGCTCGGCCAGTCGTTTGACGGATTCGTGCTCCTGCCGCTGCCCGTGTTCGAGATGATATACGGCCGCCGGCTGACGACGACGATATCGGTAAAGATGCCGACGCCCGACCTGGTTCGGCCGGGAATGCGGCGGGCGGAAGCGGCGATGCGGGTCGCGCACCGGCTGCGGCCGGGGACCGGGAACGACTTCAACGTCGAGACCACGGACGCGCTCGTCTCCTTCTGGCAGAACCTGACGCGCGTGCTGTTCGCTGTGGTGCCGGCGCTGGTCACCATCGGCGTGGTGGTCGGCGGCATCGTCATCATGAACATCATGCTCGTGGCGGTGAACGAGCGCACGCGCGAGATCGGCATCCGGAAATCTTCCGGCGCGCGCGCGCGCGACATTCGGCGGCAGTTTCTGGCCGAGTCGATCATGCTGTCGACGCTCGGCGGCGCGGGCGGGATCTTCACCGGCTGGGTGCTGGCGGCGACGATCAGCGCGCTCTCTCCCCTGCCGGCGCGCGTAACGCTCTGGTCCATCATCGCGTCGCTCTCGCTGGGCGCCGGCGTCGGAATAATCTTCGGCGTTTATCCCGCGGCCAGGGCGGCCAAGCTCGACCCGATCGCCGCCCTGCGCGCCGAATGA
- a CDS encoding GAF domain-containing sensor histidine kinase: MAETNSWRARFARLGETAERRRHAILGSRWEFLAEAGALMEASLDYEETLTSVVELSVPTVADYCAIGLLDDRGVVVWGSSAHRNPDKALLAAKLRTYSPNIGGMDHPGATAILSGETQLVNTVDESFLRILAVDETHLALLRELAPTAYLGVPLVARGHVLGLLIFVATAESGRRYTDSDVMFAAEIGRRAALAVDHAVLYRAAEEMGRDREKMIALVSHDLKNPLSTIQMAVSFLLEDIVPDDEPHAMERRQLSAVKREAARMHRLIHDLLDVSAIEAGKLHVHRSAQEIAPLVDEVVETLRPLAAAKQIELTTEAPPGLPVLHADRDRLFQVFSNLGGNAIKFTPEGGRVLIRARHVGDAVAFDVVDTGPGIPPADVPRVFDRYWQAKKTASLGSGLGLTIAKGIVEAHGGRIDVTSVQGEGTVFTFSIPLGMTFTTTLEVFATR, encoded by the coding sequence ATGGCTGAGACCAACAGCTGGCGCGCGCGGTTCGCGCGGCTCGGCGAGACGGCGGAGCGCAGGCGCCACGCGATTCTAGGCAGCCGCTGGGAGTTTCTGGCGGAAGCCGGCGCGCTCATGGAAGCCTCGCTCGACTACGAAGAGACTCTGACGAGCGTGGTCGAGCTGTCCGTTCCGACCGTTGCCGACTATTGCGCCATCGGGCTGCTGGACGACCGCGGTGTGGTGGTGTGGGGCTCGTCCGCGCATCGCAACCCGGACAAGGCGCTGCTCGCGGCGAAGTTGCGGACGTATTCGCCGAATATCGGCGGGATGGATCATCCCGGTGCCACGGCCATTCTCAGCGGCGAGACCCAGCTGGTCAACACCGTGGATGAGAGCTTTCTCCGGATTCTCGCGGTCGACGAGACGCACCTCGCGCTGCTGCGCGAGCTGGCGCCGACCGCCTATCTCGGGGTGCCGCTCGTGGCGCGCGGCCACGTTCTCGGCCTGCTGATTTTCGTCGCGACGGCGGAATCCGGCCGCCGGTACACGGATAGCGACGTAATGTTCGCCGCCGAGATCGGCCGCAGGGCGGCGCTGGCCGTCGACCACGCGGTGCTGTACCGCGCGGCGGAGGAGATGGGACGCGATCGCGAGAAGATGATCGCCCTCGTCTCGCACGACCTGAAAAATCCGCTCAGCACCATCCAGATGGCCGTGAGCTTCCTCCTGGAGGACATCGTGCCGGACGACGAGCCCCACGCGATGGAGCGGCGGCAGCTCAGTGCGGTCAAGCGCGAGGCGGCCCGGATGCACCGGCTGATCCACGATCTGCTGGACGTCAGCGCGATCGAGGCGGGGAAGCTGCACGTTCACCGCTCCGCCCAGGAGATCGCACCGCTCGTCGACGAGGTCGTCGAGACGCTCCGGCCGCTCGCCGCGGCGAAGCAGATCGAGCTGACCACGGAGGCGCCGCCCGGGCTGCCGGTACTGCACGCGGACCGCGACCGCCTCTTTCAGGTGTTCTCGAATCTCGGCGGCAACGCGATCAAGTTCACGCCCGAGGGTGGCCGGGTGCTGATTCGCGCGCGGCACGTAGGCGACGCCGTCGCGTTCGATGTGGTGGATACGGGCCCCGGCATTCCGCCGGCCGACGTGCCGCGGGTGTTCGACCGCTACTGGCAGGCGAAGAAAACGGCCTCCCTCGGCAGCGGGCTCGGCCTCACGATAGCGAAGGGAATCGTGGAAGCGCACGGCGGCCGCATCGACGTCACCAGCGTCCAGGGCGAGGGGACCGTCTTCACTTTCAGCATTCCCCTCGGCATGACTTTCACGACAACGCTGGAAGTTTTCGCGACGCGGTGA